CTCTCGGTGTAAACGAGATGCTCTACCAACTGAGCTAATCGCCCATTCAAAAGTGCGTTGCACCCCACGCTTCCGTGTGGCGTGAGCGGGGTTTTACGGCGTAACGCTCATCCTGTAAACCCCTATTTTACATTTTTTTGAAAAGAAAAACGGCCGCAGGTTTCCCCACGGCCGTTTCTGCAAAATACACGTAAACCAATTAAGCGTTTACAGCGTCCTTGAGACCTTTACCAGCCTTGAACTTAGGCTGCTTAGAAGCAGGAATATCGATCTCTTCACCTGTACGTGGGTTACGGCCCTTTGTTGCAGCACGTTGTGCTACAGCGAATGTACCGAAACCAACAAGACGAATTTCTTCACCAGAAGAAAGTGCGCCAGTGATTGAGTCAAACACAGCGTCTACTGCTTTACCAGCATCAGCTTTAGATAGATCAGCTGCTTCCGCAACCTTTGCGATCAAGTCATTTTTATTCAAGGTATCCCCCTCTGAGTTGAAGAGCGTATTTCGACATTTTTCCGAAATGCGAACGCAGTTTAAGCGCGTTGTTTTCCATATGTCAAAATAAAAAACCGCAGAAAACTGCGGTTTTTAATCTTTTTTTTCTTGAATTTTCCTGAATAGCTATCAAGGAGGCTAATGAGTCGTTAATTCAGATACATCAGACGCGTTTTCTTTCGCATCTGCAGCATGCTCATCATCCTCATCCCACTCTATAGGTTCAAGCGGCTTAACGAGTGCATGTTCCAAAACTTCATCAATCGTAGAAACCGCAACGATTTCAAGGCCTTTCTTAACATTTTCAGGGATTTCAGCGAGATCTTTTTCGTTATCTTTCGGGATAAGAACTTTAGAAACACCACCCCTTAAAGCGGCCAAAAGCTTCTCTTTAAGACCACCGATCGGTAACACCCGGCCTCTCAAAGTCATTTCACCGGTCATGGCAATATCTTTGCGAACAGCAATCCCTGTAAGCACAGAAACAATGCTTGTACACATAGCTCCACCCGCTGAAGGGCCATCTTTTGGCGTCGCTCCCTCAGGAACGTGGATATGAATATCCTTTTTCTCAAACATTTTTGGATTGATTCCAAAATCAACGCATCTGGAATGCACGTAAGAACGTGCAGCCTGAATTGATTCTTTCATCACATCACCGAGCTTACCGGTGGTTTTAATCAATCCCTTACCTGGAACCGTAACAGCTTCGATAGCTAATAACTCGCCACCAACCTGGGTCCAGGCCAGACCTGTTGTTAAACCAACCTGATCTTCTTCCTCTGTCTGACCGAATCTATGGCGGCGGACACCGGCATACTGAGCCAGATTTCGTGAAGTCACGCTTATCTTATCCTTAGAGCCGTCAACAATCTCTTTCACAGCTTTACGTGTAAGTTTTGCGAACTCCCTTTCAAGCGAACGTACGCCAGCTTCTCGGGTATAATAACGAATCACATCACGAATAGCGCCATCGGAAATAGTCCACTCACCCTCTTTCAAGCCGTGATCTTCAACTTGCTTAGGAATCAGGTGACGCTTAGCGATTTCAACCTTTTCATCTTCCGTATACCCAGAAAGCTGGATGATTTCCATCCGGTCCAGAAGAGGTTTCGGCATATTCAAGGAGTTTGCAGTTGTCACAAACATCACATTCGACAAATCATAATCTACTTCGAGATAATGATCGTTGAACTTCGCATTTTGTTCAGGATCCAACACCTCAAGTAAAGCAGAAGCTGGATCACCTCTAAAATCCTGACCCATTTTATCAATTTCGTCGAAAAGGAAGAGAGGGTTCGTTGTCCCTGCCTTTTTCATGGACTGCATAACTTTACCTGGCATGGAGCCAATATAAGTACGTCTGTGACCGCGTATTTCTGATTCGTCACGAACACCACCCAACGAGAAGCGAATAAATTCACGTCCCGTCGAACGAGCAATAGACTTACCAAGTGATGTTTTACCCACGCCTGGCGGCCCAACTAAACAAAGAATCGGCCCTTTGAGTTTTTTGGCGCGCTGTTGAACTGCCAGATATTCAATGATTCGTTCTTTAACTTTTTCAAGGCCATAGTGATCAGTATCTAAAACTACTTCCGCCTGTTTGATATCTTTCTTAACGCGAGACTTTTTGCCCCACGGCACTGATAGCATCCAATCCAGGAAGTTTCTTACAACTGTAGCTTCAGCTGACATTGGGCTCATGGATTTGAGTTTTTTCAATTCCGCCAAGCATTTGTCACGCGCTTCTTTAGTAAGCTTGGTTTCGGCTATTTTTTCTTCAAGTTCCTGAATTTCTTCGCGGCCATCATCGCCCTCACCCAGTTCTTTCTGAATAGCTTTAAGCTGCTCATTCAAATAATATTCACGCTGAGTTTTTTCCATTTGGCGTTTCACACGACCGCGAATCTTTTTCTCCACCTGAAGAACACCGATTTCGCTTTCCATAAAGCCAAAGATTCGTTCAAGACGCTCAATAATGGAAACAGTTCCAAGAAGTTCCTGTTTATCATCAATTTTTAAAGCTAAATGTGATGCGATTGTATCTGCGAGTTTGCTGGGGTCTTCTATTTGATTCACAGTCGCCAATACTTCAGCTGGAATCTTCTTATTCAACTTCACATACTGCTCAAACTGCGTAATTACCGAGCGGGAAAGCGCTTCAATCTCCGCTGGATCAGCCGTTTCACCGGCTAAAAGCGTACCCGTCGCGGCAAAATAGTCATCTTCGCGTGTAAATTCATTGA
This DNA window, taken from Kordiimonas sp. SCSIO 12603, encodes the following:
- a CDS encoding HU family DNA-binding protein, which codes for MNKNDLIAKVAEAADLSKADAGKAVDAVFDSITGALSSGEEIRLVGFGTFAVAQRAATKGRNPRTGEEIDIPASKQPKFKAGKGLKDAVNA
- the lon gene encoding endopeptidase La; amino-acid sequence: MTDSPEDTTNQIELPVLPLRDIVVFPHMIVPLFVGRDKSVRALEEVMAKDKQILLVAQKDASEDDPTSDDVFRIGTVASVLQLLKLPDGTVKVLVEGFNRAQINEFTREDDYFAATGTLLAGETADPAEIEALSRSVITQFEQYVKLNKKIPAEVLATVNQIEDPSKLADTIASHLALKIDDKQELLGTVSIIERLERIFGFMESEIGVLQVEKKIRGRVKRQMEKTQREYYLNEQLKAIQKELGEGDDGREEIQELEEKIAETKLTKEARDKCLAELKKLKSMSPMSAEATVVRNFLDWMLSVPWGKKSRVKKDIKQAEVVLDTDHYGLEKVKERIIEYLAVQQRAKKLKGPILCLVGPPGVGKTSLGKSIARSTGREFIRFSLGGVRDESEIRGHRRTYIGSMPGKVMQSMKKAGTTNPLFLFDEIDKMGQDFRGDPASALLEVLDPEQNAKFNDHYLEVDYDLSNVMFVTTANSLNMPKPLLDRMEIIQLSGYTEDEKVEIAKRHLIPKQVEDHGLKEGEWTISDGAIRDVIRYYTREAGVRSLEREFAKLTRKAVKEIVDGSKDKISVTSRNLAQYAGVRRHRFGQTEEEDQVGLTTGLAWTQVGGELLAIEAVTVPGKGLIKTTGKLGDVMKESIQAARSYVHSRCVDFGINPKMFEKKDIHIHVPEGATPKDGPSAGGAMCTSIVSVLTGIAVRKDIAMTGEMTLRGRVLPIGGLKEKLLAALRGGVSKVLIPKDNEKDLAEIPENVKKGLEIVAVSTIDEVLEHALVKPLEPIEWDEDDEHAADAKENASDVSELTTH